aagagagctgCTCCACAAGGATTCCAGAGTTTGGATCAAGGGCAATGGAAAAGGAGAAATGAGGGgagcagttcaagtcagagacagaTACAGGGAAATCATACCTCTAACCCCTGTAAGTTTTGTGACCGCATACACCATGGAGAGTGCAGAAAGGAAGTGggatcatgtttcaaatgcagtaaggatgggcatttcattagagaatgtcCATTGTTTGGGGTGAACAACAGAAGGCCCAACCCAGCTCAAAACTTTAGGCCGAATAACCAAGGCAACAATCAGCGGAGGACTGTACCAGCACGGGTGTTTGCTTTGACACCGGGAGAAGCTGAGGACAAGGATGATGTCATCACAGGTATAATTTCTGACcgtctcttaattttttttatgtattgagAATTAaggattatttatcttattatctctTTGGATTATATGACGTAATCAGGAATTGTTCCCTTATTCCTCAATAAggctattgttttatttgactcgggggcTACCCACTCCTTTATTTCAATGGATTATGTTAAGTTGTGCCCCATTGTTGCTAATGAGATGGACTACAATTTGAGGGTCTCTACTCCAACTGGTGATATAGTGACTTGTAACAAGATTTTACTCAAGTGTCCAATAACTATTAGCGGGAAGGAAATGCCAGCTAACCTGATAGTCTTTCCTatgattgggtttgatgtgattttgggaatggattggttagcttctagttatgctagtattgattgttttaaaagcGAAGTGGTGTTCAAGTTTCTGGAAGAAGAGGAACTTTGGTTTATGGGTTCCAGGGTGCGTACCCCTCCATCAGTTATTTCTGCTTTTCAGGTTGACAAGTTGTTACGTGATGGGTGTCAAGGGTATTTGGCCTTTGTGGTGGatgaaccaaaggaagaattgaAACTTGAAGAAATTCCTATTGTGAGGGAATATACGGAAGTTTTTCCTGAAGACTTGTCTGGATTACCGCCTGAGCgagaggtagagtttgctattgaattaaCCCCAGGCACGGTGCCTCTTTCCAAAGCCCCTTATCAAATGGCACCATCAGAGTTAGCCGAGCTCAAAAAACAGTTGCAAGACTTATTAGATAAAGGTTTCATCAAACCTAgtgtcaccttggggagctccagttttgtttgtgaagaagaaggatgggacaatGAGGATGTGTATAGACAACAGGGAACCGATCGAATGACcacaaagaataaatatccaTTGCCCCGTatcgatgatttatttgatcagttgcaaggtGCGCAGGTGTTCTcaaaaattgatcttagatcgggttatcatcaattaaagatCAAGGCGGAGGATGTGCCTAAGACAGCTTTCAGGACCAGGTACAgtcattatgaatttttagtcataccttttggtttaaccaacgccccagcagtatttatggacttgatgaatcgagTGTTTCATTAATTcttggataaatttgtagtagtgtttattgatgatatattaatctactccaagaGCAAAGCTGAACACGAAGACCATCTGAGACAAGTACTAGGGACACTCAGGGATAAGAAAttgtttgctaagttgaagaagagtgaattttggcttgagtctattgcatttttgggacatgtagtctcaagggatggtatttcagtagacccCGGGAAAATTGAAGCAATAGTTAGCTGGACTcaaccaaccaatgtgcatgaagttaggagtttcttgggtttggctggttattaccgtcgatttatagaaaatttctcaaaaatagcgGTCCCCCTTACCGCCCTTACTAGGAAGGATAACAAGTATGTTTGgactgaaaaatgtgaggaaagcttccaggaactaaagaagagattggtgacaACTCCAGTTCTGACAGTCCCTAGCGCAATTGTGGTTTATAGTGACACTTCACAATTGGATTTGGGGTGTGTTTTGATGCAGCATGGACAAGTAATAGCTTATGCTTCTCGGCAATTGAAGACATATGAGCAAAATTaccccacacatgatttggagccGGCCGCCATtgtctttgcacttaaaatctggagacattatttatatggtgaaaggtgcgaaatctacacggatcacaagagtttgaaatacttcttcactcagaaagaactgaatatgggacagaggagatggctcgAACTAGTCAAGGATTACGATTGCAACATTAACTACcatccaggcaaagctaatgttgtagctgatgcGCTTAGCAGGAAACCAATGGGACTAGCAATTGCAACTCTTACCACTCAGCCCCACTTATTAATGGACTAGGAAAGAACTACTATTGAAGTGGTTGTGGGTGACCAGCAGGCATTGATagccagtttaatagttcaaccagctttgatagacagaattaagctcgcccaaaaagaagattctaagttggtGAGATTAATcgaaaaagtagaaaaatggGATAAACCTGAGTTTAATGTTTCTGAAGATGTAGTGTTAAGGTTTGAAAATAGATGTTGTGTGCCGGACAATGTTGTAATAAAAAGACTTATCCTCGAAGAAGCACACCGCTCCCCTTACACAGTTCACCCGGGTAGTACAaaaatgtatcgagatttgaaagagTATCTTTGGTGGGAGGGCATGAAAAGAGAGATTGCTCAATTTGTGGCAcagtgcctaacttgccaaTAGGTAAAGGTAGAACACCAAAGACCAGTAGGGTTATTgcaaccacttcagattccagaatggaaatgggagcttatttctatggactttgttacaGGGCTTCCACGGACACCTACAGGACAAGATGCAATTTGGGTGATAGTTGACCGTTTAACGAAGATAGCTCATTTTGTACCTATCAGAGTTTCTTATAAGCTGGAGAAACTAGCCGAGCTATATATACAggaaatagtgaggttgcatggggtacctgtgtccattgtgtcggatagagatccacgtttcactttgaaattttggcgaagcttacaagaggccatgggcactaagttaaattttAGCACGGCGTTTCACCCACAGATAGATGGTCAGTCggaaaggaccattcaaattttggaagacatgttgagagctTTTATGCTGGATTTTAAGGGATCTTGGATTCGACACTTgcctttggtcgagtttgcttataataacagttactAGGCTAGTattgagatggcaccttatgaagcactttacggtaggaagtgtagatctcctttatattgggacgaagtgggtgaaagacaaattttgggtccagaaatcatacagaagacaacaaagaagattgagaccattcgGGCTAGAATGATAGCAGCTCAGAGTCGACAGAAAAGCTATGCAGATAATCGTCATCgccaattagagtttgaggttggggataaggtattcttgacgattgcacccatgagaggggttatgaggtttggaaagaagggtaagCTGAGCCCTAGGTACATCGgtccatttgagattcttgatcggattggaccagtggcatACAGAGTAGCCTTACCACCCGCGCTCTCAGGTGTACAGAATGTATTTCACGTATCTATGCTGAGGAAGTATGTACCCGACCCCACTCACGTTATTGATTATGAGCCTCTTCAATTTCAGGAAGATCTGACTTATACAGAAGAGCCGGTgcggattgtaga
The sequence above is drawn from the Juglans regia cultivar Chandler unplaced genomic scaffold, Walnut 2.0 Scaffold_124, whole genome shotgun sequence genome and encodes:
- the LOC118345037 gene encoding uncharacterized protein LOC118345037, yielding MVGVARSNNLIERILPFLMEEAMQTLQKIGYKILKKIFRILECTDQQKVRFAAFKLSEEAKRWWNSEKVIRETEGTGLIAWAQFKQNFFDRFFPKADREARAQLVHKAMLVEQNIKRGAELQEQRKRAAPQGFQSLDQGQWKRRNEGSSSSQRQIQGNHTSNPCKFCDRIHHGECRKEVGSCFKCSKDGHFIRECPLFGVNNRRPNPAQNFRPNNQGNNQRRTVPARVFALTPGEAEDKDDVITGIVPLFLNKAIVLFDSGATHSFISMDYVKLCPIVANEMDYNLRVSTPTGDIVTCNKILLKCPITISGKEMPANLIVFPMIGVRTPPSVISAFQVDKLLRDGCQGYLAFVVDEPKEELKLEEIPIVREYTEVFPEDLSGLPPEREVEFAIELTPGTVPLSKAPYQMAPSELAELKKQLQDLLDKGLPRTPTGQDAIWVIVDRLTKIAHFVPIRVSYKLEKLAELYIQEIVRLHGIDGQSERTIQILEDMLRAFMLDFKGSWIRHLPLVEFAYNNSY
- the LOC118345038 gene encoding uncharacterized protein LOC118345038, with product MRFGKKGKLSPRYIGPFEILDRIGPVAYRVALPPALSGVQNVFHVSMLRKYVPDPTHVIDYEPLQFQEDLTYTEEPVRIVERKEQVLRNRTIPLVKVVWNNHAISEASWELEEEMQVKYPQLFDDDPYSP